A portion of the Carya illinoinensis cultivar Pawnee chromosome 11, C.illinoinensisPawnee_v1, whole genome shotgun sequence genome contains these proteins:
- the LOC122281490 gene encoding uncharacterized protein LOC122281490: MAYVPANSSNNWILSLKLVLISTGVLSLAVMLKFSLPVVSDFIAYEIPSIWSFLLSWLRPPYLYIVINFIIISIVASSKMQQKTDYPEPEMPVVQPPHEEVSRDVQEDSVVYGDGVIFGGPDYDMAKVSVPEVQVVDSEGACEGVEKKAVSDVLLMNGSEEAVLTRSAWTGGLQRKDSLEVFLSNNENEKPPVSVRFAHRRPLKASPEALRVSKPKRQETLENTWKTITDGRSMPLTRHLKKSDTWESHMRHNQPTDENTPPRMKKSETFSDRSANSSLSPSPVSGRLRKEPSLGQDELNRRVEAFIKKFNEEMRLQRQESLNQYHEMIRRGAH, from the exons ATGGCATACGTCCCAGCAAATTCGAGCAATAACTGGATCCTCTCTCTGAAGCTTGTTTTGATCTCGACCGGCGTGTTATCCCTGGCTGTGATGTTGAAGTTCTCGCTTCCAGTGGTATCTGATTTCATTGCCTATGAAATCCCTTCCATCTGGAGCTTCTTGCTGTCGTGGTTGAGGCCTCCGTACCTCTACATCGTAATTAACTTCATCATTATCAGTATCGTTGCCTCCTCCAAGATGCAACAGAAAACGGACTATCCGGAGCCTGAGATGCCGGTGGTTCAACCGCCGCACGAGGAGGTCTCCAGGGACGTGCAGGAGGACTCTGTTGTCTACGGAGACGGAGTCATTTTCGGGGGCCCAGATTACGACATGGCAAAGGTTTCGGTGCCTGAGGTGCAGGTTGTGGATTCGGAAGGAGCGTGCGAAGGAGTGGAGAAGAAGGCCGTGAGCGACGTGTTGTTGATGAACGGTAGTGAGGAGGCCGTGTTAACGAGGTCAGCGTGGACTGGGGGTCTGCAGAGGAAAGATTCTTTGGAGGTCTTTCTTTCGAATAATGAGAATGAGAAACCACCGGTTTCTGTGAGATTCGCTCATCGAAGACCTTTGAAAGCCAGCCCCGAAG CCTTGAGAGTGTCGAAGCCAAAGCGGCAGGAGACGCTGGAGAACACGTGGAAGACGATAACCGACGGCCGTTCAATGCCGTTAACAAGGCACCTGAAGAAGTCCGACACGTGGGAATCACACATGCGGCACAACCAGCCGACGGACGAGAACACCCCTCCCAGGATGAAGAAATCCGAGACGTTTAGCGACCGCAGCGCCAACTCGTCGCTGAGTCCGTCGCCTGTCTCGGGGCGACTGAGGAAGGAACCATCACTGGGTCAGGACGAGTTGAACCGGCGAGTGGAGGCGttcatcaagaagtttaacgaGGAAATGAGGTTGCAGAGACAGGAATCCTTGAATCAGTACCATGAGATGATCCGCCGTGGCGCCCACTAG